TGATTGCCAGGATATTGGCAACAGGAAGCTGGCGTTGCTGAAAATACTCTGAGAAGTAAAAAAAAGACTCATTTTCTTTAATGTTCGCACCATAGGTGCCGATAACAGACCGGCCATCCTTCCAGATCCGGAAATACCGGCGTTCGCTGCCCGCCTGCTGTAACACGTCCACGGAATCCGGTGACTGCCCGTTCCACTGTTGAAACAGTCCGGTTATTTTTTCGATTTTATCCTGCATGCGGCAAAAATAGGGAGGCCCTGCGGGGAATGTAAAATAATTAATATAAAATTTTAAATCAAAATTAAGGTGACGGTTTTTGCTTTGCAATCCCATGTCTGAAACCAGCTAATACCGGATACCTGCATTTTCAAATTCGTACATTCCCGCATTCTCACATTTCCTTTTTGTACCTTAGCAGGAAAGCAATTTTTTATGGCTGTTATATTACCCGTAGAAGGAAAATACCCGCAGATGGGTGCGGATTGTTTTGTGGCCCCAAATGCTACCATTGTTGGTGACGTCGTTGCTGGCAATGCCTGCAGTTTCTGGTTCAATACTGTTGTAAGAGGTGATGTGAATTTCATACGCATTGGCAACAAGGTGAATATACAAGATGGGGTGGTCATCCATTGCACTTATCAGAAATGTGGCACTACCATTGGCAATAACGTTTCCATCGGTCATAATGCCATTGTGCACGGGTGTACCATACACGACAATGTGCTCATCGGAATGGGTGCCATTGTTATGGACAACGCAGTGGTACACAGCAATTCCATTATTGCCGCCGGCGCCGTGGTTTTGGAAAACACCATTTGCAGTCCGGGCAGCATTTATGCCGGAACCCCGGCCAAAAAGATCAAAGACATTTCCCAGGAACTATTGAGCGGTGAGATCGACCGGATTGCCAACAACTATATTAAATACGCCAGCTGGTTTAAAGATGCCAATGAAGCAGAGCAGCCGGTTCAGCAATCTTAAACCGTTACAGCACTGAATCGGATTCGAAGTGGCAACAGCGTATTCAAATCGCAGGGTCCTCTGTGAGAGACCCCGCTGAGAAAAATATAATGTAAAAGGGTAATCACCGCTTATAATAGTGAATGTGAAGTTTATTACAGACCCCAAAAAGCGTT
The sequence above is a segment of the Niabella agricola genome. Coding sequences within it:
- a CDS encoding gamma carbonic anhydrase family protein is translated as MAVILPVEGKYPQMGADCFVAPNATIVGDVVAGNACSFWFNTVVRGDVNFIRIGNKVNIQDGVVIHCTYQKCGTTIGNNVSIGHNAIVHGCTIHDNVLIGMGAIVMDNAVVHSNSIIAAGAVVLENTICSPGSIYAGTPAKKIKDISQELLSGEIDRIANNYIKYASWFKDANEAEQPVQQS